One segment of Streptomyces sp. NBC_00576 DNA contains the following:
- a CDS encoding family 2 encapsulin nanocompartment cargo protein polyprenyl transferase, which yields MGTRRAGQAPSPVHVRGKGEERVASGGSDGQDAALILEQARTVVDPELRGAIESLPGAMRRVALYHFGWEHADGSPAAGNAGKAIRPALVLTAAAALGGRREAAVRAAAAVELVHNFTLLHDDVMDRDTTRRHRPTAWTVFGDADAILAGDALQALALRLLAEDPHPASATAAARLASCVVELCEGQHADTAMEKRGTDEVTLDECLAMAEAKTGALLGCACALGALYAGGSAADVEAMDAFGREAGLAFQLIDDVIGIWGDPSRTGKPAGADLVARKKSLPVVAALASGTPAAAELAELYGVPYDEGQEGALERTVLAVERAGGRDWAQLQAADRMARAIHELSRAVPDPEAAGGLLSLAEFVTRRTT from the coding sequence GTGGGTACAAGGCGCGCAGGCCAGGCCCCTTCCCCCGTACATGTACGGGGGAAGGGGGAGGAGCGGGTGGCGTCCGGCGGGTCGGACGGGCAGGACGCCGCCCTCATCCTGGAGCAGGCCCGGACAGTGGTCGATCCCGAGTTGCGTGGGGCGATCGAGTCCCTGCCCGGGGCCATGCGCCGCGTCGCGCTCTACCACTTCGGGTGGGAGCACGCCGACGGCAGCCCGGCGGCGGGCAACGCGGGCAAGGCGATCCGCCCCGCGCTGGTGCTGACCGCGGCCGCGGCACTCGGCGGCAGGCGGGAGGCCGCCGTACGGGCGGCCGCCGCGGTGGAACTGGTCCACAACTTCACCCTGCTGCACGACGACGTCATGGACCGGGACACCACCCGCAGACACCGGCCCACCGCGTGGACCGTGTTCGGCGACGCCGACGCGATCCTCGCGGGGGACGCTTTGCAGGCCCTGGCGCTGCGGCTGCTCGCCGAGGACCCGCACCCGGCGTCCGCCACCGCAGCGGCCCGGCTCGCCTCCTGCGTCGTCGAGCTGTGCGAGGGGCAGCACGCGGACACGGCCATGGAGAAACGGGGCACCGACGAGGTCACCCTCGACGAGTGCCTCGCCATGGCCGAGGCGAAGACGGGCGCGCTGCTCGGTTGCGCCTGTGCCCTCGGGGCGCTGTACGCGGGTGGATCGGCCGCGGACGTCGAGGCGATGGACGCGTTCGGCCGGGAGGCCGGGCTCGCCTTTCAGCTCATCGACGACGTGATCGGGATATGGGGGGACCCGAGCCGCACCGGCAAACCGGCCGGGGCGGATCTGGTCGCCCGTAAGAAGTCCCTGCCCGTGGTCGCCGCACTGGCCTCCGGCACTCCGGCGGCCGCAGAACTGGCCGAGTTGTACGGAGTTCCGTACGACGAGGGGCAGGAAGGGGCGCTGGAGCGGACGGTGCTCGCTGTCGAGCGGGCGGGTGGCAGGGACTGGGCGCAGCTCCAGGCGGCCGACCGGATGGCCCGCGCGATACACGAACTGTCCCGCGCGGTCCCCGACCCGGAGGCGGCGGGCGGCCTCCTGTCGCTGGCCGAGTTCGTGACCCGCCGCACCACCTGA
- a CDS encoding GNAT family N-acetyltransferase, with protein MGVAIRTAGEGDRELVVRLLDRAFQDDPVSGWVFPDPAHRRATHPKLMAAFLDIVLAEGRVDLTEDGTACALWLSVPADAHPENAEQGDDAAQLREAVDPDNERVELIGQLTAGIHPSGRAHEYLWMIAVAPDNQGRGLGTALVQHVLDRCDREGVAAYLEASCARSLKLYERLGFDLLGRPLDLPDGPQMWPMWREPQA; from the coding sequence ATGGGCGTGGCGATACGTACGGCGGGCGAGGGTGACCGGGAACTGGTCGTCCGGTTGCTGGACCGGGCGTTCCAGGACGATCCGGTGAGCGGCTGGGTCTTCCCGGACCCCGCGCACCGCCGCGCGACGCATCCCAAACTGATGGCCGCCTTCCTCGACATCGTGCTCGCCGAGGGGCGCGTCGACCTCACCGAGGACGGCACGGCATGCGCCCTGTGGCTGTCCGTCCCCGCCGACGCCCACCCGGAGAACGCGGAACAGGGCGACGATGCCGCCCAGTTGCGCGAGGCAGTCGATCCCGACAACGAGCGCGTCGAACTGATCGGGCAACTCACGGCCGGGATACACCCCTCCGGGCGCGCCCACGAGTACCTGTGGATGATCGCCGTCGCACCGGACAACCAGGGCCGGGGCCTGGGCACAGCTCTCGTTCAGCACGTCCTCGACCGCTGCGACCGCGAGGGAGTGGCCGCCTATCTGGAGGCGAGCTGCGCGCGCAGCCTCAAGCTGTACGAGCGGCTCGGTTTCGACCTCCTCGGCCGTCCCCTCGACCTCCCGGACGGCCCCCAGATGTGGCCCATGTGGCGCGAGCCTCAGGCCTGA
- a CDS encoding anti-sigma regulatory factor yields the protein MSQFAGEPATQDFVEVRLPAAGAYLSVLRTATAGLAARLDFTLDEIEDLRIAVDEACAILLQQAVPGSVLSCVFRLIDDSLEVTVSAPTTDGHAPARDTFAWTVLSALAGQVDSTVAEDKTVSISLYKKRGAGPGPA from the coding sequence GTGTCCCAGTTCGCAGGCGAGCCCGCGACCCAGGACTTCGTCGAAGTCCGGCTGCCGGCCGCGGGTGCCTACCTGTCGGTGTTGCGTACGGCCACGGCCGGTCTCGCGGCCCGTTTGGACTTCACCCTCGACGAGATCGAGGACCTGCGCATCGCAGTGGACGAAGCCTGCGCGATCCTGCTTCAGCAGGCCGTGCCCGGCTCCGTACTCAGCTGTGTGTTCCGGCTGATCGACGACTCCCTGGAGGTCACGGTCTCCGCCCCGACCACGGACGGTCACGCCCCCGCGCGCGACACCTTCGCCTGGACCGTTCTGTCGGCCCTCGCGGGCCAGGTCGACTCGACCGTCGCCGAGGACAAGACCGTGTCGATCAGTCTCTACAAGAAGCGCGGCGCGGGACCCGGGCCGGCGTGA
- a CDS encoding UBP-type zinc finger domain-containing protein, with the protein MKQCTHADALPLPEPEPKSETCPECLAAGTHPVQLRLCLDCGHVGCCDTSPMRHATEHHQKTGHPVMRTFEPGESWRWCFVDHVLV; encoded by the coding sequence ATGAAACAGTGCACGCATGCCGACGCGCTGCCGCTCCCTGAACCCGAGCCCAAGAGCGAGACCTGTCCGGAGTGCCTGGCGGCCGGTACCCACCCGGTGCAGCTGCGCCTGTGTCTGGACTGCGGCCACGTCGGCTGCTGCGACACCTCGCCGATGCGCCACGCGACAGAGCACCACCAGAAGACCGGGCATCCGGTGATGCGGACCTTCGAACCCGGCGAAAGCTGGCGCTGGTGCTTCGTCGACCACGTTCTCGTATGA
- a CDS encoding family 2B encapsulin nanocompartment shell protein, with translation MSVGEEIRTEQDKPQQSLGTSAARNLATTTKSVPQMQEISSRWLLRMLPWVNVQGGAYRVNRRLTYSVGDGRLTFVKTGDRVEVVPAELSELPALRSYEDEEVFAELARRCQQREFAPGSEIASFGSTNDEVFLLAHGKVEKIGTGPYGDDAELGMLADGAYFGDQALLDPDALWEYTARAVTACTVLTLSRSHFEQVAERADSLREHLQALSAIPEQHANRYGEKEIDLAAGHSGEPDIPRTFVDYEARPREYELSIAQTVLRIHSRVADLYNQPMNQTEQQLRLTVEALKERQEHELINNREFGLLSNCEYDQRLQPHDGVPSPDDLDELLSRRRGTKFLLAHPRAISAIGRELNKRGLVPETIDMSGNRIPTWRGVPIFPCNKIPVTEARTTSIIAMRTGEAEQGVIGLQQAGIPDEIEPSLSVRFMGINEQAVINYLVTAYYSAAVLVPDALGVLENVEIGRWR, from the coding sequence ATGTCGGTAGGCGAAGAGATCCGCACTGAGCAGGACAAGCCGCAGCAGAGTCTTGGCACGTCGGCCGCGCGGAACCTGGCCACCACCACCAAGTCCGTACCCCAGATGCAGGAGATCAGCTCGCGCTGGCTGCTGCGGATGCTCCCCTGGGTGAACGTGCAGGGTGGTGCATACCGTGTGAACCGGCGGCTCACCTATTCCGTGGGAGACGGCCGTCTGACGTTCGTGAAGACCGGCGACCGTGTGGAAGTGGTCCCCGCTGAGCTGTCCGAGTTGCCGGCGCTGCGGTCCTACGAGGACGAGGAGGTGTTCGCCGAGCTCGCCCGGCGCTGCCAGCAGCGGGAGTTCGCACCCGGCTCGGAGATCGCCTCGTTCGGCAGCACGAACGACGAGGTGTTCCTGCTCGCCCACGGCAAGGTCGAGAAGATCGGCACGGGTCCGTACGGGGACGACGCCGAACTCGGCATGCTGGCCGACGGTGCGTACTTCGGCGATCAGGCGCTGCTCGACCCCGATGCCCTGTGGGAGTACACGGCCCGCGCGGTCACCGCGTGCACCGTGCTGACCCTCTCCCGTTCGCACTTCGAGCAGGTCGCCGAGCGTGCCGACTCGCTGCGCGAGCACCTCCAGGCGCTGAGCGCGATCCCGGAGCAGCACGCCAACAGGTACGGCGAGAAGGAGATCGACCTCGCGGCCGGCCACAGCGGCGAGCCCGACATCCCGCGCACGTTCGTCGACTACGAGGCCAGGCCCCGTGAGTACGAACTGAGCATCGCCCAGACCGTGCTGCGCATCCACTCCCGCGTGGCCGACCTCTACAACCAGCCGATGAACCAGACCGAGCAGCAGCTCCGTCTCACGGTCGAGGCACTGAAGGAGCGCCAGGAGCACGAACTCATCAACAACCGGGAGTTCGGGCTGCTCAGCAACTGCGAGTACGACCAGCGGCTCCAGCCGCACGACGGCGTACCCAGCCCCGACGACCTGGACGAACTGCTCAGCAGGCGGCGCGGGACCAAGTTCCTGCTCGCCCATCCGCGCGCGATCTCCGCGATCGGCCGTGAGCTGAACAAGCGCGGGCTCGTCCCCGAGACGATCGACATGAGCGGCAACCGCATCCCCACCTGGCGCGGTGTCCCGATCTTCCCGTGCAACAAGATCCCGGTCACCGAGGCCCGTACGACCTCGATCATCGCCATGCGTACCGGCGAGGCCGAGCAAGGGGTCATCGGGCTCCAGCAGGCCGGTATCCCGGACGAGATCGAGCCCAGCCTGTCCGTGCGGTTCATGGGCATCAACGAACAGGCGGTCATCAACTACCTGGTGACGGCCTACTACTCGGCGGCCGTCCTGGTGCCGGACGCCCTCGGCGTGCTGGAGAACGTCGAGATCGGTCGCTGGCGATGA
- a CDS encoding dihydrofolate reductase family protein produces MRKLTYFIACSIDGFIGDESGDAAFMYPFVDEAFLEFLKTEYPETISTGGRRALGLDDLPNRRFDTVVQGRASYEVALKEGVTSPYAHLREYVASRTLGESPDPHVEIIAADPVARVRELKAENGGLGIYLCGGSWIAGELIDEIDELVIKTYPIVLGAGMPMFGAGFDVSEFALDEVRPFKNGVLVRTYSRKR; encoded by the coding sequence TTGCGAAAGCTCACCTACTTCATCGCCTGCTCGATCGACGGCTTCATCGGGGACGAGAGCGGCGACGCCGCCTTCATGTACCCGTTCGTCGACGAGGCGTTCCTGGAGTTCCTGAAGACCGAGTACCCCGAGACCATCTCGACCGGAGGCCGCCGCGCCCTCGGCCTCGACGACCTGCCCAACCGCCGTTTCGACACGGTCGTCCAGGGCCGGGCCAGCTACGAGGTGGCCCTGAAGGAGGGCGTCACCAGCCCGTACGCCCACCTGCGCGAGTACGTCGCCTCGCGCACCCTGGGGGAGTCACCCGACCCGCACGTCGAGATCATCGCCGCCGACCCGGTCGCCAGGGTCCGCGAACTCAAGGCGGAGAACGGCGGGTTGGGCATCTACCTGTGCGGTGGATCGTGGATCGCAGGTGAACTGATCGACGAGATCGACGAGCTCGTCATCAAGACGTACCCGATCGTCCTCGGCGCCGGCATGCCGATGTTCGGGGCCGGCTTCGACGTCTCGGAGTTCGCTCTCGACGAGGTGCGCCCGTTCAAGAACGGGGTGCTCGTGCGGACGTACAGCAGAAAACGCTGA
- a CDS encoding DUF952 domain-containing protein, whose product MPELPHILHITERALWDAARERGTYEMSTRGRTLQEEGFIHCSTRAQLPAVAAFLYGSYDGPDDLVVLVVDPARLDVPLKYEAPKPGGEEFPHVYGPIPVAAVVDVEAWG is encoded by the coding sequence ATGCCTGAACTCCCGCACATACTCCACATCACCGAACGCGCCCTCTGGGACGCGGCCCGCGAGCGAGGCACGTACGAGATGTCGACGCGTGGCCGCACCCTCCAGGAGGAGGGTTTCATCCACTGCTCGACCCGGGCCCAACTCCCCGCCGTGGCGGCCTTCCTGTACGGCTCCTACGACGGTCCCGACGACCTGGTGGTGCTGGTCGTGGACCCCGCCCGGCTCGACGTACCCCTGAAGTACGAGGCCCCGAAGCCGGGTGGCGAGGAGTTCCCGCACGTGTACGGGCCGATCCCGGTGGCCGCCGTGGTGGACGTCGAGGCGTGGGGGTGA
- a CDS encoding YciI family protein, translated as MKYLVTVRGTQADYEAQSGRAIEGVPAWTEDDVQAMYTYMGAINADLAETGEFLDGNGLAEPVRIRHVTVGEDGGTVITDAPYSDTEELTAGYWLLECESLERVTEIAARVTRCPVPEGAPAHPVEIRPVMDGAGDV; from the coding sequence ATGAAGTACCTGGTGACGGTCCGCGGGACGCAGGCGGACTACGAGGCCCAGAGCGGCAGGGCGATTGAGGGCGTCCCCGCCTGGACCGAGGACGACGTGCAGGCCATGTACACGTACATGGGTGCGATCAACGCCGACCTCGCCGAGACCGGCGAGTTCCTCGACGGGAACGGCCTGGCCGAACCCGTGCGGATCCGACACGTCACCGTCGGCGAGGACGGCGGCACGGTGATCACCGACGCTCCCTACAGCGACACAGAGGAGCTGACGGCTGGCTACTGGCTGCTGGAGTGCGAGAGCCTGGAGCGGGTCACCGAGATCGCCGCGCGCGTCACCCGCTGCCCGGTCCCGGAGGGTGCGCCGGCCCACCCCGTGGAGATCCGGCCCGTCATGGACGGTGCCGGGGACGTGTGA
- a CDS encoding Na+/H+ antiporter: MHVMPLLLLVAGSAAIAAGARRTPVPPPLLLVAAGLVFAYVPGVPDYALDPHVVLPLMLPPLLYTAAVDSSYLDLRAQLRPVALLSVGYVLFATLVVGWAAYLIVPGLPLTAALVLGAVVAPPDAVAATAIARRVGLPSRVTTILQGESLVNDATAITAYRVALAAAVGEGATWAGGIGEFLLAAVGGIGIGLILMMPIHWLRTHLREALLQNTLSLLIPFAAYAVAEAVHASGVLAVVVVALYLGHRAWQVDFATRLQEEAVWKMVAFVLESAVFALIGLQLPVVLEGLGDYEGVDAAWYAIAVFLVVVVTRFAWVYPGTFVPRLLSARIREREPNPTWKGAFVISWAGMRGVVSLAIAFSIPLTVEGGEAFPERNLVLFLTFTTVIGTLVLQGLTLPPLIRLLKLPGRDAQAETLAEANAQAQASRAAQRRLQGLLEDERNALPPPLADRLRSVLERRQNAVWERLGSVNPVTGETVDDAYRRLSREMISTEREVFVRLRDGRHIDDEMLRTLLRRLDLEEAAAFRETE, translated from the coding sequence ATGCATGTGATGCCACTGCTCCTGCTGGTCGCGGGGAGCGCCGCCATTGCCGCCGGGGCCCGCCGCACCCCTGTCCCGCCCCCGCTGCTGCTGGTCGCGGCCGGCCTGGTGTTCGCGTACGTCCCTGGGGTGCCCGACTACGCCCTCGACCCGCATGTCGTCCTGCCGCTGATGCTGCCCCCGCTGCTGTACACGGCGGCCGTCGACAGCTCGTACCTCGATCTGCGCGCGCAACTGCGGCCCGTGGCGCTGCTGTCGGTGGGGTACGTACTCTTCGCGACGCTCGTCGTCGGCTGGGCCGCCTATCTGATCGTGCCCGGGTTGCCGCTGACCGCCGCGCTGGTGCTCGGCGCGGTCGTGGCACCGCCGGACGCCGTCGCGGCCACGGCGATCGCCCGCCGGGTCGGGCTGCCGTCGCGGGTCACCACCATCCTCCAGGGCGAGTCCCTGGTGAACGACGCCACCGCGATCACCGCGTACCGCGTAGCCCTCGCGGCGGCCGTGGGAGAGGGCGCGACCTGGGCGGGCGGGATCGGCGAGTTCCTGCTCGCGGCAGTCGGCGGTATCGGGATCGGCCTGATCCTGATGATGCCGATCCACTGGCTGCGCACACACCTGAGGGAAGCGCTGTTGCAGAACACGCTGTCCCTGTTGATCCCGTTCGCGGCGTACGCGGTCGCCGAAGCGGTGCACGCCTCCGGGGTCCTCGCGGTGGTGGTCGTGGCGCTTTATCTGGGCCATCGCGCGTGGCAGGTCGATTTCGCGACCCGTCTCCAGGAGGAGGCGGTCTGGAAAATGGTTGCCTTCGTTCTCGAATCGGCTGTCTTCGCCCTGATCGGGCTGCAGCTGCCGGTCGTCCTGGAAGGACTTGGGGACTACGAGGGTGTCGATGCCGCCTGGTACGCGATCGCCGTCTTCCTCGTGGTCGTCGTCACCAGGTTCGCGTGGGTGTACCCCGGGACGTTCGTGCCCCGGCTGCTGTCGGCGCGGATCAGGGAACGGGAGCCGAACCCGACCTGGAAGGGCGCGTTCGTCATCTCCTGGGCCGGGATGCGGGGGGTCGTCTCGCTGGCCATCGCCTTCTCGATCCCGCTCACGGTCGAGGGCGGCGAGGCGTTCCCGGAACGGAACCTGGTCCTTTTCCTGACCTTCACGACGGTCATCGGCACGCTGGTCCTCCAGGGCCTGACACTGCCCCCGCTGATCCGGCTGCTGAAGCTGCCCGGGCGGGACGCGCAGGCCGAGACGCTTGCGGAGGCGAACGCCCAGGCGCAGGCGTCCAGGGCGGCACAACGGCGCCTCCAGGGCCTGCTGGAGGACGAACGCAACGCACTGCCGCCTCCACTGGCCGATCGGCTGCGCTCGGTGCTGGAACGCCGTCAGAACGCCGTCTGGGAGCGTCTGGGCTCGGTCAACCCCGTTACCGGTGAAACGGTGGACGACGCGTACCGGCGGCTGTCGCGGGAGATGATCAGCACGGAACGCGAGGTGTTCGTGCGGCTGCGGGACGGGCGCCACATCGACGACGAGATGCTGCGGACGCTGCTGCGGCGGCTGGACCTGGAGGAGGCGGCGGCGTTCCGGGAGACGGAGTAG
- a CDS encoding VOC family protein, with translation MSTGTGTGTGTGNGNGIRWTYAFIDRPAGRLRPAQAFWAAVTATRMSETRGEQGEFATLLPGEGDACVKVQGVDAGDGGAHLDFAVEDVDAFVGSASALGATVVATHAGWAVLRSPAGQLFCAVPWHGETVRPVVVDGSRLDQVAIDIPPTAYATEVAFWERLTAWESLTGSLPEFHVLRPPANLPIRILLQRLGAERPTASAHIDLACADIGATRARHERLGATVVAHGTHWTVMRDPAGATYCLTGRDPETGGLPKPTTADRLA, from the coding sequence ATGAGCACTGGCACTGGCACTGGCACTGGCACTGGCAACGGCAACGGCATCCGCTGGACCTACGCCTTCATCGACCGGCCCGCCGGACGCCTCCGCCCCGCACAGGCCTTCTGGGCCGCCGTCACGGCCACCCGGATGTCCGAAACCCGGGGTGAGCAGGGCGAGTTCGCGACCCTGTTGCCGGGCGAGGGCGACGCCTGCGTCAAGGTCCAGGGGGTGGACGCCGGGGACGGCGGTGCCCATCTCGACTTCGCCGTCGAGGATGTCGACGCGTTCGTCGGATCGGCGTCGGCGCTCGGAGCGACGGTCGTCGCCACGCACGCCGGGTGGGCCGTGCTGCGGTCCCCCGCTGGGCAGTTGTTCTGCGCCGTGCCCTGGCACGGGGAGACGGTACGGCCCGTCGTGGTGGACGGCAGCCGCCTGGACCAGGTGGCCATCGACATCCCGCCGACCGCGTACGCCACGGAAGTCGCCTTCTGGGAGCGCCTCACCGCCTGGGAATCCCTCACCGGCTCACTCCCGGAGTTCCACGTCCTGCGGCCCCCGGCCAACCTCCCGATCCGCATCCTCCTCCAGCGCCTCGGCGCCGAACGGCCCACCGCCTCCGCCCACATCGACCTGGCCTGCGCCGACATCGGGGCGACCCGCGCCCGCCACGAGCGACTGGGTGCCACGGTCGTCGCCCACGGCACCCACTGGACGGTCATGCGCGACCCGGCTGGCGCCACGTACTGCCTCACCGGCCGCGACCCCGAGACGGGCGGGCTGCCGAAGCCGACGACAGCGGACAGGCTCGCCTAG
- a CDS encoding TetR/AcrR family transcriptional regulator, producing MVRNPERRAGLVDAGVEVLAREGARGLTFRAVDAEAGVPVGTVSNYFTGRDDLLRQIDARLHERLAPDPEVLAGLLELPRDRSLVVAFMHDLMGRAARDRTGYLALLEMRLEATRRPELRASYTRSVRGGLEEGMEFHRAAGLPGGDETVMVLYLAMLGLLLEHLTLPGVLDGVLPGVTVPEGLVERIVATVVPQTDASGTVSGDQA from the coding sequence GTGGTCAGGAATCCGGAGCGCAGGGCGGGTCTCGTCGACGCCGGGGTCGAGGTGCTGGCGCGTGAGGGGGCGCGCGGGCTGACCTTCCGGGCGGTGGACGCGGAGGCCGGCGTACCTGTGGGTACCGTCTCGAACTACTTCACCGGGCGCGACGACCTGCTGCGGCAGATCGACGCCCGGCTGCACGAGCGGCTCGCGCCCGACCCCGAGGTGCTGGCCGGGCTGCTGGAACTGCCCAGGGACCGTTCACTCGTCGTGGCCTTCATGCACGACCTGATGGGCCGGGCCGCCCGCGACCGCACGGGGTACCTCGCCCTCCTGGAGATGCGCCTCGAAGCCACCCGGCGCCCCGAACTGCGCGCCTCGTACACCAGATCGGTCCGCGGTGGCCTGGAAGAAGGCATGGAGTTCCATCGCGCGGCCGGGCTGCCCGGCGGCGACGAGACCGTCATGGTGCTCTATCTCGCGATGCTCGGGCTGCTCCTGGAACACCTGACACTGCCGGGCGTACTGGACGGCGTGCTGCCGGGGGTCACCGTCCCCGAGGGGCTGGTGGAACGGATCGTGGCGACGGTCGTACCGCAGACGGACGCATCGGGGACAGTGAGCGGGGATCAGGCCTGA
- a CDS encoding N-acetylmuramoyl-L-alanine amidase: MAPPMSAAGFLDQLREEGVTVVEVGDWAHHNRNHKGPWGPVHGVMIHHTVTKGSERTVELCREGYAELPGPLCHGVITKDGCVHLVGYGRANHAGLGDDDVLRAVIVEKALPPDNEANTDGNRHFYGFECENLGDGEDPWPQAQLDAIEKVAAALCRHHGWTERSVIGHREWQPGKIDPRGFSMQWLRERVRDRLK; encoded by the coding sequence ATGGCCCCACCCATGTCCGCTGCCGGCTTCCTGGACCAGCTCAGGGAGGAAGGCGTCACCGTCGTCGAGGTCGGCGACTGGGCCCACCACAACCGCAATCACAAGGGCCCCTGGGGCCCGGTCCACGGCGTGATGATCCATCACACGGTGACCAAGGGCAGCGAGCGCACGGTGGAACTCTGCCGCGAGGGCTACGCCGAGTTGCCGGGCCCCCTGTGCCACGGCGTCATCACCAAGGACGGCTGCGTCCACCTCGTCGGCTACGGCAGGGCCAACCACGCGGGCCTGGGCGACGACGACGTACTGCGTGCGGTGATCGTGGAGAAGGCCCTCCCGCCGGACAACGAAGCCAACACCGACGGCAACCGTCATTTCTACGGCTTCGAGTGCGAGAACCTCGGCGACGGCGAGGATCCCTGGCCGCAGGCCCAGCTCGACGCCATCGAGAAGGTCGCCGCGGCGCTGTGCCGCCACCACGGGTGGACGGAACGGTCGGTCATCGGCCACCGCGAATGGCAGCCCGGCAAGATTGATCCCCGGGGGTTCAGCATGCAGTGGCTGCGGGAGAGGGTGCGGGATCGGTTGAAGTAG
- a CDS encoding 1-aminocyclopropane-1-carboxylate deaminase/D-cysteine desulfhydrase, producing the protein MPLPTPLQELRDPRFTRHGLRLLLKRDDLVHPDLIGNKWRKLVPNLEAAAGRPILTFGGAYSNHLRATATAGRLLGLPTFGVVRGQELADRPLNPSLAHCAANGMRLHFVDRSTYRRKADPDTLAAVRLEAGAKDAYVVPEGGSNPLAVRGCRALGEELRGHADVVAVACGTGGTLAGLAAGLAPEQRALGIPVLKGGFLDAEIRALQDLTFGGPRGSWTLDHRFHFGGYARTPPELHTFADDFEARHDVPVERLYVAKMLYGLVALAETGAFANGTTVAAVITGRPFP; encoded by the coding sequence GTGCCCCTTCCCACGCCCCTCCAGGAACTCAGAGACCCCCGCTTCACCCGCCACGGCCTCCGTCTGCTCCTCAAGCGCGACGACCTGGTTCACCCGGACCTGATCGGCAACAAGTGGCGCAAGCTGGTCCCCAACCTGGAAGCCGCCGCCGGGCGTCCGATCCTCACGTTCGGCGGCGCCTACTCCAACCACCTGCGCGCCACAGCCACCGCCGGCCGCCTCCTGGGCCTGCCCACGTTCGGCGTGGTCCGCGGTCAGGAACTCGCGGACCGCCCCCTCAACCCCTCCCTCGCCCACTGCGCGGCGAACGGGATGCGTCTGCACTTCGTCGACAGATCGACGTACCGGCGCAAAGCCGATCCCGACACCCTCGCCGCCGTCCGCCTGGAGGCGGGCGCCAAGGACGCATACGTCGTCCCGGAAGGCGGCAGCAACCCCCTCGCCGTACGCGGCTGTCGAGCCCTCGGTGAGGAGCTGCGCGGCCACGCCGATGTCGTCGCGGTCGCCTGCGGCACCGGCGGCACCCTCGCCGGTCTGGCCGCCGGCCTCGCCCCCGAGCAGCGCGCCCTCGGCATCCCGGTCCTCAAAGGGGGCTTCCTGGACGCGGAGATACGGGCCCTCCAGGACCTCACCTTCGGCGGGCCTCGCGGCTCCTGGACCCTCGACCACCGTTTCCACTTCGGCGGCTACGCCCGTACGCCCCCCGAACTGCACACCTTCGCCGACGACTTCGAGGCCCGTCACGACGTACCCGTGGAACGTCTCTATGTCGCCAAGATGCTGTACGGACTTGTCGCCCTGGCGGAGACAGGCGCATTCGCGAACGGGACCACCGTCGCGGCGGTGATCACGGGCCGCCCGTTCCCGTAG